A portion of the Chryseobacterium tructae genome contains these proteins:
- a CDS encoding ABC transporter ATP-binding protein codes for MKALKTLNPYFWKHKILLFWGVLFIIASNFFNIYKVQFVGKSVDELTKSGNLGFNQQVLIYVGIIVGCSLLTGIFTFMMRQTIIVASRRIEYELKNKIYRHYQDLSLTDYKQTTIGDLMNRLSEDVVAVRMYLGPGVMYVANLIVLVLITAIYMVKTDASMTLWTLLPLPILSFAIYKVSSIINKKSKIMQKSQSAISTFVQDSFSGIRVVKFFAREKYIKKNYGIKVTDYQNKALDLAKTEAYFFTIILFVIGLLNVAIIWIGGTKYIAGELSIGKIADFFMYINTLIFPFSMVGWVTSVNQRAEASMQRINEFMDKKSEIVNTNVETYPIQGDIEFRNVSYVYPNTGIKALDHLSFKVKAGESLAIMGKTGSGKSTIALLLCRLIDPTEGEILIDGKNLKEHNLENYRNFIGYIPQESYLFSDSIENNIGFAIDHPSHEKVIEYAQIADVHKNIVEFKEQYKTLVGERGVMLSGGQKQRICIARALIKDPNIIIFDDSLSALDTETEQNILENIDRKISNATSIIITHRESSAQKADQIINLTEIANSVTA; via the coding sequence ATGAAAGCGCTAAAAACCTTAAACCCCTATTTTTGGAAACACAAAATACTTTTGTTTTGGGGGGTACTATTCATCATTGCCAGTAATTTCTTCAATATATATAAAGTTCAGTTCGTAGGAAAATCTGTAGATGAACTTACCAAAAGTGGAAATCTTGGTTTCAATCAACAAGTACTGATCTATGTGGGAATCATTGTAGGGTGTTCCCTTTTAACAGGAATTTTCACCTTCATGATGCGACAAACGATTATTGTTGCCTCCAGAAGAATTGAATATGAACTGAAGAATAAAATTTACAGACATTACCAGGATTTATCTTTAACGGATTATAAGCAAACTACCATCGGAGACTTAATGAACAGATTAAGTGAAGATGTCGTGGCTGTAAGAATGTACCTTGGGCCAGGTGTAATGTATGTGGCTAACCTTATTGTTCTTGTTCTGATTACAGCTATTTATATGGTAAAAACGGATGCTTCCATGACTTTATGGACTTTATTGCCGCTTCCGATTCTATCTTTTGCAATCTATAAGGTAAGTTCCATCATTAATAAAAAGTCGAAGATCATGCAGAAAAGCCAATCTGCAATTTCAACTTTTGTACAGGATAGTTTTTCAGGAATTCGGGTGGTGAAATTTTTCGCAAGAGAAAAATACATTAAGAAAAACTACGGAATTAAAGTAACCGATTACCAGAATAAGGCGTTGGATCTTGCCAAAACAGAAGCATATTTCTTTACCATCATCCTATTTGTTATCGGTTTACTGAATGTTGCCATTATCTGGATCGGAGGAACAAAATATATTGCAGGAGAATTAAGCATTGGTAAAATTGCAGACTTCTTTATGTATATCAATACCTTGATTTTCCCTTTTTCTATGGTAGGCTGGGTAACTTCCGTGAATCAGAGAGCTGAAGCTTCTATGCAAAGGATCAATGAATTTATGGATAAAAAGTCTGAAATTGTCAATACCAACGTTGAGACGTATCCTATTCAAGGAGATATAGAATTCAGGAATGTATCTTATGTTTATCCTAATACAGGTATTAAAGCATTGGATCATTTAAGCTTTAAAGTTAAAGCCGGAGAATCCTTAGCTATCATGGGAAAAACCGGAAGTGGAAAGTCTACCATTGCTCTCCTTTTATGCAGACTGATAGATCCTACGGAAGGAGAGATCCTGATTGACGGCAAAAACCTGAAAGAGCACAATCTGGAGAATTATAGAAACTTTATCGGATATATTCCTCAGGAGAGTTATTTATTCTCGGATTCTATTGAAAATAATATAGGATTTGCCATTGATCATCCATCGCATGAAAAAGTAATTGAGTATGCTCAGATTGCAGATGTTCACAAAAATATTGTTGAGTTTAAGGAACAATATAAAACACTTGTTGGTGAACGCGGGGTTATGCTTTCGGGGGGACAAAAGCAAAGAATTTGTATTGCCAGAGCCTTAATTAAGGATCCAAATATCATCATTTTTGATGATTCGTTGTCTGCTTTAGACACCGAAACAGAGCAGAATATCCTTGAAAACATTGACCGAAAAATCAGTAATGCGACCTCCATAATTATCACACACAGAGAGTCTAGCGCTCAAAAAGCAGACCAAATCATCAACCTGACTGAAATTGCCAATTCTGTAACCGCATAG
- a CDS encoding transcription antitermination protein NusB, producing MLGRRQIREKVVQAVYSYYQNPVKFDVLEKNMFAGIEKIYYLYIYQLNFLVGLKELAEHQIEIGKNKYLKTDADINPNQKFINNQVLHKLEENPERLFFTGQHKQLKWDMHDDLLVKTFQRITAGKRYQDFMKEEGFSFEDDQKFIGKLFLRYIAENDDFHDYLGDKELSWYDDIHIANSMVQKTIGFLREDEESRTLIKMIKDEDDKTFAAKLLKDTLNNWENNEKKLEERLENWDIERVSLMDKVILSTAISELDNFALTPSRVIINEYIEIAKVFATDRSNIFINGILDKYCKDQNRI from the coding sequence ATGTTAGGAAGACGACAAATTCGTGAAAAAGTAGTACAGGCGGTGTATTCATACTATCAAAACCCTGTAAAATTTGATGTTTTAGAGAAAAACATGTTCGCTGGAATAGAGAAAATCTATTATCTCTATATCTATCAGCTTAATTTTTTAGTAGGTCTAAAAGAATTAGCTGAGCATCAAATTGAAATCGGAAAGAATAAATACCTTAAAACCGATGCTGATATTAATCCTAACCAAAAATTCATCAACAACCAGGTATTGCATAAGCTGGAAGAAAATCCAGAAAGATTATTCTTCACGGGTCAGCACAAGCAGTTGAAGTGGGATATGCATGATGATTTATTGGTAAAGACTTTCCAAAGAATTACTGCAGGAAAACGTTATCAGGATTTCATGAAAGAAGAAGGATTTTCTTTTGAAGATGATCAGAAGTTTATCGGAAAATTATTTTTAAGATATATTGCTGAAAATGATGATTTCCACGATTATCTTGGAGATAAAGAACTTTCATGGTATGACGATATCCATATTGCCAATTCCATGGTTCAGAAAACGATCGGATTCCTAAGAGAAGATGAAGAAAGCAGAACTTTGATCAAAATGATTAAAGATGAAGATGACAAGACTTTTGCCGCTAAATTGTTAAAAGATACCCTGAACAACTGGGAAAACAATGAGAAAAAGCTGGAAGAAAGACTGGAAAACTGGGATATTGAAAGAGTATCACTGATGGACAAAGTGATTTTGTCAACGGCTATTTCAGAGCTTGATAACTTCGCCTTAACACCTTCAAGAGTTATTATTAATGAATATATCGAGATCGCAAAAGTATTTGCAACAGATCGTTCCAATATCTTCATTAATGGTATTTTAGATAAATATTGTAAAGATCAAAATAGAATATAA
- a CDS encoding DUF1573 domain-containing protein yields MKKTLSIIALSIIGFGLVSCKKENKETQSPEAVATDSTAVGTPATTDSAAATPVTGEAPAASASKEPSTSIALSESNFDFGKIKKGDKVEHVYEVTNTGKNPLVISEVKPGCGCTAPDFTKEPIMPGKKGKITLHFDSSNFDGNVQKYADVYANVEKAPIKLTFTANIQP; encoded by the coding sequence ATGAAAAAGACGTTATCAATTATCGCCTTGTCAATTATAGGCTTTGGATTAGTTTCTTGTAAAAAAGAAAACAAAGAAACTCAAAGCCCTGAAGCTGTAGCTACTGATTCTACAGCTGTAGGAACACCAGCAACTACTGATTCTGCTGCTGCTACACCTGTAACAGGAGAAGCTCCTGCTGCCTCTGCTTCTAAAGAGCCATCTACTTCTATCGCTTTATCTGAAAGCAACTTCGATTTTGGAAAAATCAAAAAAGGAGACAAAGTAGAGCACGTTTATGAAGTAACTAATACAGGAAAAAATCCATTAGTGATTTCTGAAGTAAAGCCTGGATGCGGATGTACAGCTCCTGATTTTACAAAAGAGCCTATCATGCCAGGTAAAAAAGGAAAAATTACATTGCATTTTGACTCTTCAAACTTTGATGGAAACGTTCAGAAATATGCAGATGTTTATGCAAACGTAGAAAAGGCTCCAATCAAATTAACGTTCACTGCGAACATTCAACCATAA
- the yajC gene encoding preprotein translocase subunit YajC, whose protein sequence is MLTLFLQAQPQGSSSMMLIMMGAMFVGFYFLMIRPQMKKQKQEKSFQEELKVGTRVVLTSGLHGRIAQVQDDGFIIETLSGKLKFEKAAISREMTQTRFGDKAKTAEKSTDKKEIETEEKK, encoded by the coding sequence ATGTTGACATTATTTTTACAAGCACAGCCACAAGGTTCTTCATCGATGATGCTGATCATGATGGGTGCAATGTTTGTAGGGTTTTATTTCCTGATGATCAGACCTCAGATGAAGAAACAAAAGCAAGAAAAAAGCTTTCAGGAAGAACTTAAGGTAGGAACTAGAGTAGTACTTACATCTGGTCTTCACGGAAGAATTGCCCAAGTTCAGGATGATGGTTTTATTATCGAAACACTATCCGGAAAACTAAAGTTTGAAAAAGCTGCAATTTCCAGAGAAATGACACAAACGCGTTTCGGGGATAAAGCAAAAACTGCTGAGAAATCAACAGATAAAAAAGAAATAGAAACTGAAGAAAAGAAATAA
- a CDS encoding SDR family NAD(P)-dependent oxidoreductase: protein MNQNTHKTVLILGANSDVAKQCIIQYLEKGFFVIAASRNTKSLEDFITSNNLDQSKVSVLYFDAADFNSHQQFYHELPVKPHIAVYSAGFLVDNQEALRDFKGTKQMMEVNYMGGVSILNIIAMDESNKNLERIIGLSSLSGVRGRKSNFVYGSTKAAFTQYLAGLRQELASRKITVNALVIGYIRTKINKGLELNESLIMEPDYVAKFIVNAGSSFTIVPNFKWKIIYHILRLLPESLAAKLP, encoded by the coding sequence ATGAATCAAAACACACACAAAACTGTTCTTATTTTAGGTGCCAATTCAGATGTTGCAAAGCAATGTATTATCCAATACCTTGAAAAAGGTTTTTTTGTAATAGCTGCCTCCAGAAACACAAAATCACTGGAAGATTTTATCACTTCAAACAATTTGGATCAGAGCAAGGTTAGTGTTTTGTATTTTGATGCTGCAGATTTTAATTCTCATCAACAGTTTTATCATGAACTTCCTGTAAAACCTCATATCGCAGTATATTCTGCAGGATTTCTTGTAGATAATCAAGAGGCTTTGAGAGATTTTAAAGGGACTAAACAAATGATGGAGGTTAATTATATGGGCGGAGTTTCTATTCTCAACATTATTGCAATGGATGAAAGCAATAAAAATCTGGAAAGAATCATTGGATTATCTTCTTTATCTGGAGTAAGAGGAAGAAAGAGTAATTTTGTGTATGGAAGTACAAAGGCTGCATTTACCCAATATCTGGCAGGATTAAGACAAGAGTTAGCTTCCAGGAAGATAACAGTGAATGCTTTGGTAATAGGTTATATCAGAACGAAGATCAATAAAGGCTTAGAGCTTAATGAATCTTTGATTATGGAACCGGATTACGTGGCGAAATTCATTGTTAATGCAGGAAGTTCCTTTACCATTGTTCCTAATTTTAAATGGAAAATTATTTACCATATTCTGAGACTTTTACCAGAAAGTCTGGCTGCAAAATTGCCATAA
- a CDS encoding mechanosensitive ion channel family protein: protein MDDLQLNNIQKHWDTLISSAISWAPRIFTAIISALLIYLIGSWMIRMIKKLVAKGFRKRNMEASLQHFLLNIINWGLNILLFIVVVTQLGVQTSAFVAMIGAAGLAIGLALQGSLTNFAGGILILLLKPFKIGDFISTSSGVSGTVQAIDIFHTKLITPQNQLIIIPNGVVSNNSITNFTQLGTRRTALDIGVAYDADLKKTKEILMGAIIKNQYALSDPAPQVVVTTLGDSAINLSIRVSASTENFWKMNEELIIDCKEVLDQAGIGIPFPQRDIHVYNK, encoded by the coding sequence ATGGACGATTTACAATTGAATAACATTCAGAAACACTGGGATACTTTAATATCTTCAGCCATTTCATGGGCACCGAGAATCTTTACAGCAATTATTTCTGCATTACTGATTTATCTGATCGGATCATGGATGATAAGAATGATTAAGAAACTTGTAGCAAAAGGTTTCAGAAAACGTAATATGGAAGCTTCTTTACAACACTTCCTTCTTAATATTATCAATTGGGGGCTTAATATTCTTCTCTTCATTGTGGTTGTTACCCAGCTAGGAGTACAAACCTCAGCTTTTGTAGCGATGATTGGTGCCGCAGGTTTAGCCATAGGTCTGGCTTTGCAAGGATCATTGACAAACTTTGCAGGAGGAATTCTTATTCTATTACTAAAACCATTTAAAATAGGAGATTTTATTTCTACCAGTTCAGGGGTTTCCGGAACAGTGCAAGCTATTGATATTTTTCACACAAAACTGATTACGCCACAAAATCAATTGATCATTATTCCCAATGGAGTTGTTTCCAATAACAGTATTACAAACTTTACTCAACTAGGAACCAGAAGGACAGCGTTGGATATTGGAGTGGCTTATGATGCAGACCTTAAAAAGACTAAAGAGATTTTAATGGGAGCCATTATAAAGAATCAATACGCGCTTTCAGATCCCGCTCCTCAAGTAGTTGTAACGACACTAGGAGATAGTGCTATCAATTTATCTATAAGGGTGAGTGCTTCGACTGAAAATTTTTGGAAAATGAATGAAGAACTTATTATTGATTGTAAAGAAGTCTTAGACCAGGCCGGAATCGGAATTCCTTTTCCACAAAGAGATATACACGTTTACAACAAATAA
- the ligD gene encoding DNA ligase D, which produces MLAKPFDKAFDDKDWLFEIKWDGYRAIADLSHTSPLFYSRNGISFLSKFSKVTQDFEQQQHQMILDGEIVAYDDHGKPNFQLLQQIGDTPNLALVYQVFDLLWLNGHSTEELPLIQRKELLKEALVETDTLKYCDHIPEKGIAFFEEMKKMKLEGMIAKRADSQYLENYRTPDWLKIKFTNTEEAIICGFTEPRGSRENFGALILGKYINNDLRYCGHTGTGFSHTSLKELYQKLQKLIVKSSPFEAIPETNMPVTWVKPELVCEIKYSEITKDGIFRHPVFVSLREDKDPEEVNDTTHLKIQTQKAKTMKAKTPSKKAENTEKDKEIILNKHVVKLTNLDKIYFPKDSITKGDVIDYYQSVADYILPYLKNRPLSLNRFPNGIEAQGFYQKDAGDHIPDWIKTTQVYSESNDKYIDYIYCNDKATLAYLNNLGCIDFNPWNSSLPDLEHPDYLVLDLDPSKKNSFDEVIETALQVNEILQSIKTKGYCKASGSTGIHIYIPMGGKYDFDQVKDFAHILMKQVHERLPKITTLERSLQKRDSNKIYLDYLQNRTGQTLASTYSLRPKQGAAVSMPLDWNELKPGLLPTDYTIENALERIKNKGDLFKPVLGKGIDMMKALELLQDID; this is translated from the coding sequence ATGCTAGCCAAACCATTTGATAAAGCATTTGATGATAAAGATTGGCTTTTTGAAATAAAATGGGACGGTTACAGGGCAATTGCTGATCTTAGCCATACTTCCCCGCTTTTTTACTCCAGAAATGGGATTTCATTTTTATCAAAATTTAGTAAAGTAACCCAGGATTTTGAACAACAACAGCATCAAATGATTCTAGATGGTGAAATTGTAGCCTATGATGATCATGGAAAGCCCAATTTTCAGCTTTTACAACAAATCGGAGATACCCCAAATCTCGCTCTTGTTTATCAGGTTTTTGATCTTCTATGGCTCAATGGCCATTCTACCGAAGAACTTCCTCTTATACAACGGAAAGAACTTTTAAAAGAGGCATTGGTTGAGACTGATACCTTAAAATATTGTGACCATATCCCTGAAAAAGGCATTGCATTCTTTGAAGAGATGAAAAAAATGAAGCTGGAGGGAATGATCGCCAAAAGAGCAGACAGTCAATACTTAGAAAATTACAGAACACCCGACTGGCTTAAAATCAAATTCACCAATACGGAAGAAGCCATTATTTGTGGTTTTACAGAACCCAGAGGTTCACGGGAAAATTTCGGTGCTTTGATTCTGGGTAAATACATAAACAATGATCTTAGATATTGCGGGCACACAGGTACCGGATTTAGTCACACTTCACTCAAGGAACTCTATCAAAAGCTTCAAAAACTGATTGTAAAATCTTCTCCTTTTGAAGCTATTCCCGAAACAAACATGCCTGTAACCTGGGTAAAACCTGAATTGGTCTGTGAAATTAAATACTCTGAAATTACCAAAGACGGAATATTTCGACATCCTGTTTTTGTTAGTCTTCGTGAGGATAAAGATCCAGAAGAAGTAAATGATACCACTCATTTGAAGATTCAAACTCAAAAAGCTAAAACAATGAAAGCTAAAACACCATCAAAAAAAGCAGAAAACACAGAAAAGGATAAGGAAATTATCCTAAACAAACATGTTGTAAAGCTTACTAATCTTGATAAAATTTATTTTCCAAAAGATAGTATTACCAAAGGGGATGTGATAGATTATTATCAGTCAGTAGCTGACTATATTTTACCCTATTTAAAAAACCGCCCTTTATCTCTCAATCGTTTTCCTAATGGTATTGAAGCACAGGGCTTTTATCAGAAAGATGCTGGTGATCATATTCCCGACTGGATAAAAACAACTCAGGTTTATTCTGAATCGAATGATAAATATATTGATTATATCTACTGCAATGACAAGGCAACGCTTGCTTATCTGAATAACCTCGGATGTATTGATTTCAACCCCTGGAATAGTTCACTCCCTGATCTTGAACATCCTGATTATTTGGTTTTGGATCTTGATCCGTCAAAGAAAAACAGTTTTGATGAGGTTATTGAAACAGCTCTTCAAGTCAATGAAATTTTACAATCAATCAAAACTAAAGGGTATTGTAAGGCTTCCGGCAGTACGGGAATCCATATTTACATTCCAATGGGTGGGAAATATGATTTTGACCAGGTAAAAGATTTTGCTCATATTCTCATGAAACAGGTTCATGAAAGGCTTCCAAAAATCACAACATTGGAAAGAAGCCTTCAAAAAAGAGACTCTAATAAAATTTATCTTGATTATTTGCAAAATAGAACAGGACAGACACTGGCAAGCACTTACAGCCTGCGGCCTAAGCAAGGAGCAGCTGTTTCTATGCCTTTAGACTGGAATGAACTGAAACCCGGATTACTACCCACCGATTATACTATTGAAAATGCTTTGGAAAGAATCAAAAACAAAGGCGATTTATTTAAGCCTGTTCTGGGAAAAGGAATTGATATGATGAAAGCTTTAGAATTGCTGCAGGATATTGATTAA
- a CDS encoding DNA polymerase ligase N-terminal domain-containing protein, whose protein sequence is MALKDYQHKRKFNETSEPKGTTKKSKNKLIFVVQRHAATRLHYDFRLEMEGVLKSWAVPKGPSLDPLDKRLAMMVEDHPYDYKDFEGNIPEGNYGAGQVEVWDSGTYEPLEENPKISDEKELLKELHAGSLKFILHGKKLKGEFALVKMKNTEDNAWLLIKHKDEFAESPYHAEDNTSPKSLVTKFLEEKKSLKTNKKKKL, encoded by the coding sequence ATGGCTCTCAAAGATTATCAACATAAACGTAAGTTCAATGAAACCAGTGAACCTAAAGGAACAACGAAAAAAAGTAAGAATAAACTGATCTTCGTTGTTCAAAGGCATGCTGCTACACGACTTCACTACGATTTCCGACTGGAAATGGAAGGCGTTTTAAAAAGCTGGGCTGTTCCAAAAGGGCCTTCATTAGATCCTCTGGATAAGCGTTTAGCAATGATGGTAGAAGATCACCCTTATGATTATAAGGATTTTGAAGGGAATATTCCTGAAGGAAATTATGGTGCCGGACAAGTGGAAGTCTGGGACAGCGGAACTTATGAGCCTTTGGAAGAAAATCCTAAGATTTCTGATGAGAAAGAATTGTTAAAAGAATTACATGCAGGCTCTTTAAAATTTATTCTTCACGGTAAAAAACTAAAAGGGGAATTTGCTTTGGTTAAAATGAAAAATACTGAAGACAATGCATGGTTACTCATCAAACATAAAGACGAGTTTGCAGAAAGCCCTTATCATGCTGAAGATAATACCTCACCAAAATCCTTAGTCACTAAATTCCTCGAGGAAAAAAAAAGCCTAAAAACAAACAAAAAAAAGAAATTATAA
- a CDS encoding Ku protein, with product MKAIWNGAIGFGLVNIPVKIYSATETSKLDLDMLDKSDFSNIRFKRVNENTGKEVKWENIVKGYLMDDKYIVLDEQDYEAASPEKTKILSIDQFVKEKEVDSIYFETPYYLEPQKNGESAYRLLLKALKETGMVGVGTFVLRESEAIGMIRPYNDDILVLNRLRFDQEIRNYTDLKIPAHKAPKPAELKMAVSLIKQLSQDFDPTMYKDTYSDELLKIIKQKAKGKNIKTKKAAVVKEGKVIDLMAQLKASLNTSKSKSAS from the coding sequence ATGAAAGCAATCTGGAATGGCGCTATTGGCTTCGGTTTAGTAAATATCCCTGTTAAAATTTACTCAGCAACGGAGACCAGCAAACTGGACCTTGATATGCTCGACAAATCTGATTTTTCCAATATCCGGTTTAAAAGAGTCAATGAAAATACAGGGAAAGAAGTAAAATGGGAAAACATTGTCAAAGGCTATCTCATGGATGATAAATATATTGTTCTTGATGAACAGGATTATGAAGCGGCAAGTCCTGAAAAGACAAAAATACTTTCCATTGATCAATTTGTAAAAGAGAAAGAAGTAGACAGTATCTATTTTGAAACGCCTTATTATCTGGAACCCCAGAAGAACGGTGAAAGCGCTTATAGACTTCTGTTAAAAGCCCTCAAAGAAACAGGAATGGTAGGAGTCGGAACTTTTGTTCTTCGTGAAAGTGAAGCGATCGGAATGATACGCCCTTACAATGATGACATATTGGTTCTAAACCGTCTGAGATTTGATCAGGAAATAAGAAATTATACAGATTTAAAAATCCCTGCTCATAAAGCACCCAAACCTGCAGAGCTGAAAATGGCAGTGAGCCTTATTAAACAGCTTTCTCAGGATTTTGATCCCACAATGTATAAAGATACCTACTCTGATGAACTTCTGAAAATCATCAAGCAGAAAGCAAAAGGTAAAAATATTAAAACCAAAAAGGCTGCTGTTGTAAAAGAAGGTAAAGTGATTGACCTTATGGCTCAGTTAAAAGCCAGTCTGAACACCTCAAAATCCAAATCCGCATCATAA
- a CDS encoding Crp/Fnr family transcriptional regulator, giving the protein MEELFNYIKKFGLLNAQDELLITEGIQKTSVKKGEIFVEAGKVSQKIAFVKEGVFRSLYYNKEGDDFTRYFIYEGRFIGDFQGFTDQLPAHEYIEAITDAVLLVIDLNHFKILEEKIAIWPVLFARIHGFVAENKLKVASIMLNQDAKSRYIHFLNHYPGLANRVPQSMLASYLGVTPSSLSRIRRTINE; this is encoded by the coding sequence ATGGAAGAACTTTTTAATTACATCAAGAAATTTGGATTATTGAATGCACAGGATGAGCTTCTGATTACAGAAGGAATTCAGAAAACCTCTGTAAAGAAAGGTGAGATTTTCGTAGAGGCAGGAAAAGTAAGCCAAAAAATTGCTTTTGTAAAGGAAGGAGTCTTTCGGTCTTTGTATTATAATAAAGAAGGAGATGATTTTACCCGCTATTTTATTTATGAAGGTAGATTTATTGGAGATTTTCAAGGGTTTACCGATCAGTTGCCTGCTCATGAATATATAGAAGCAATTACGGATGCTGTTTTACTTGTTATTGACCTTAACCATTTTAAAATATTAGAAGAAAAGATCGCGATATGGCCAGTGCTATTTGCCAGAATTCATGGATTCGTTGCGGAGAACAAACTTAAAGTGGCAAGTATTATGCTGAATCAGGATGCAAAATCCAGATATATTCATTTTCTCAATCATTATCCGGGGCTTGCCAACAGGGTTCCACAATCTATGTTGGCCTCTTATCTTGGAGTGACCCCTTCATCATTGAGCAGAATCAGGAGAACCATCAATGAGTAA
- a CDS encoding adenylosuccinate synthetase translates to MIKDPSALPQELMNFLSFLEQEIGVPVTYLSTGPGREEILKMK, encoded by the coding sequence GTGATTAAGGATCCTTCTGCACTTCCACAGGAATTGATGAACTTCCTTTCCTTTTTAGAGCAAGAAATAGGAGTCCCGGTAACGTACCTTTCTACAGGGCCGGGAAGAGAAGAAATTTTAAAGATGAAATAA
- a CDS encoding DUF6438 domain-containing protein translates to MKKLIPFILLILLISSCHSFEKKELTGEWVIEEKQDDEPPSPFQRDPQIIIFKGDGTYTYKNGMFNFDQDSVRYYGENTRFKIKGDSLLVFNPIKKKFESQKIVELGKNKIILETKKKKLTTLIPFKSKAYENLNPQIDKIIVSKSACFGNCPINSTVIDTQGNFLFYGDSYNLKNGFFSSKVSSQITKEIFDEIKYIDFYSLKPNYSAYITDQASSTITFISKGKILKTVYDYGEQSPFELRRLIRNISYLYQNIPLQTLSIDPLSIYNFRSETKRISLKASEKFYLSSELLKAKTISPYSGNLPFTGKYRLPIPTSEDYKNFYLYERSINTDGKIFKIQLEDKTFKTLDLGYNFFNENHLIRFKNDSIRKPY, encoded by the coding sequence ATGAAAAAACTAATTCCATTTATTTTATTGATTTTGCTGATTTCTTCCTGCCATTCCTTTGAGAAAAAGGAATTAACAGGTGAATGGGTTATTGAGGAAAAGCAAGATGACGAACCACCATCCCCTTTTCAACGAGATCCCCAGATTATTATTTTTAAAGGTGATGGCACTTACACCTACAAAAACGGAATGTTCAATTTTGATCAGGATTCCGTTCGATACTATGGAGAAAACACACGATTTAAAATAAAAGGTGATTCTCTCCTTGTTTTTAATCCCATCAAGAAAAAATTTGAGTCTCAAAAAATTGTGGAACTAGGTAAGAATAAGATTATTTTAGAGACTAAGAAAAAAAAATTAACAACCTTAATTCCTTTTAAAAGCAAGGCCTATGAGAACCTGAATCCGCAAATTGATAAAATTATCGTTTCAAAATCAGCTTGCTTTGGCAATTGCCCTATCAATTCAACAGTGATAGATACACAGGGAAATTTTTTGTTCTATGGAGATTCCTATAATCTTAAAAATGGATTTTTCAGCTCGAAAGTTTCCTCCCAAATTACAAAAGAGATTTTTGATGAAATAAAATACATTGATTTCTATTCTTTAAAACCAAATTATTCAGCATACATAACAGATCAGGCTTCTTCAACCATTACTTTTATTTCAAAAGGAAAAATATTAAAAACAGTATATGATTACGGGGAACAGTCCCCTTTTGAATTACGAAGACTGATCAGAAATATCAGCTATCTTTATCAGAATATACCATTACAGACTCTCAGTATTGATCCTCTTTCTATTTATAATTTTAGATCCGAAACAAAAAGAATTTCCCTAAAAGCATCTGAAAAATTCTATTTATCAAGTGAATTATTAAAAGCTAAAACAATCAGTCCATATTCAGGAAACCTTCCTTTTACCGGAAAATATCGACTTCCTATTCCCACCAGTGAAGATTATAAAAACTTCTATTTATACGAACGCAGCATCAATACTGATGGTAAAATATTTAAGATCCAATTAGAAGATAAAACATTCAAAACGCTTGATCTGGGTTATAATTTCTTTAATGAAAACCATTTGATCAGATTTAAAAATGACAGTATAAGAAAACCTTATTAA